attcaatataGAGAATGCAATGGATTTTTGATgcagttgcacctgtaagattagtatctttgaaaagagcggtagtGTATGACTATTCAatctgcagacatacacaggttatgaatgcaacctgcttgtagtgcagggcgatatagtcacaAATTGGATGCATCTATTGCTATGCTAGTttatcacttctacagcgaattgccCTGGCAATTTTGCGCCCATTTTTTTGGATCGGATTGCATTTTGTTACTTCCTGTAAATTGTCATTACAATGTATGTTTTCTGTGCTACTCACTAGATTGACGGCgcattataaatatattttaatttgtgacatgcATTGTTTTCCACAGATTGCAAGCCGTGGTCTACAAACCTCAGCAATCCAACAAGCTGATGTAGAGGCTGCAGCTAAATTTATTGGcgctggtgccgccactgtaggTATGGCAGGATCTGGAGCTGGTATTGGAACAGTGTTTGGAAGCTTGATCATTGGCTACGCCCAGTAACCCAGCGCTCAAACAGCAGCTTTTCACCTATGCCATCCTGGGGTTCGCCTTGTCCGAGGCCATGGGTCTTTTCTGTCTTATGGTTGCTTTCCTCATCCTGTTTGCTTTGTAAGGATTGGCAAATATGGACCGAAATAgcaaatattataaataatatagGAGGCATGTGTGTTGCTATTGAATGATATAAAAAGTATGGAGTAATTTTACGATGTGTGTTCCCCGTGGATTTGCTCGAACAAGGCCCTATCCCATCCGATAGGGACTGCCTTGCAAATGCATGACAGACCCTACCAAGTTGTATACTATTATAGATTTCTTTTATTTGTCAAGATTTAATTGAGTTTCTGGTTGTCATGAGATTTATGTCTGTGTACATGTTAAGTTATGTACCTCCGTCACAGACTTATCAATTGACCAAACTtaaccaaaaaaaattgattacTTCAAGAATTACTCTATCTATTTAAGGAC
Above is a window of Amphiura filiformis chromosome 20, Afil_fr2py, whole genome shotgun sequence DNA encoding:
- the LOC140141914 gene encoding LOW QUALITY PROTEIN: ATP synthase F(0) complex subunit C2, mitochondrial-like (The sequence of the model RefSeq protein was modified relative to this genomic sequence to represent the inferred CDS: deleted 1 base in 1 codon), which encodes MYSCTKLCTPATQAVLARTLARPLSATASSVNSQEKISTITPRRNLATYNGLGFTSPSQPQVAALVNQIASRGLQTSAIQQADVEAAAKFIGAGAATVGMAGSGAGIGTVFGSLIIGYAQNPALKQQLFTYAILGFALSEAMGLFCLMVAFLILFAL